A genomic window from Fibrobacterota bacterium includes:
- a CDS encoding sugar transferase, whose protein sequence is MAKPLGSLGESTTAWWNRPRRPFLRVAELVTAFQLVGDILSCIGAYFAASQLWPILVSWSWLQPIHESIPEGNWRINGLVTLCVMVPVFQAIGLYQEHHSILNIREYRDVLKGWFLTLLLSLLAVSTIERSFQSRGIFLTVWVLLLVFLLLERFVVYRIGIRLRWHGWRDRRVVIYGAGESGRALANRLIASPKAGLDVVGYVDDDPQLAGRTVDGIEVLGTGPDLGRILRETGASEVLIALPRATRTQLLRILELCRRHGVPYRIVPTLFDLAILQVESSEIGGIPLIGIHTPRISVWQSAVKRGFDLVVASLMLAAMAIPMAFISLAILLMEGRPILFKQYRVGLDGKRFRIHKFRTMRSDTARYAQSPEEGRDPRITRLGRWLRRSSLDELPQLFDVLRGDMSLVGPRPEMPFLVEQYDAIQRLRLTAKPGMTGLWQISPDRAEAIHLHIDYDIYYIRNQSLLLDIAILAKTLSSVIRGQGAR, encoded by the coding sequence ATGGCCAAACCATTGGGAAGCCTCGGGGAATCGACCACGGCCTGGTGGAACCGACCGCGTCGCCCCTTTTTGCGCGTCGCGGAACTGGTGACGGCCTTCCAGCTCGTCGGCGACATCCTCTCCTGCATCGGGGCGTACTTCGCCGCCAGCCAGCTTTGGCCGATTCTGGTTTCGTGGAGCTGGCTCCAGCCCATCCACGAATCCATTCCGGAGGGCAACTGGCGCATCAACGGACTGGTGACGCTTTGCGTGATGGTGCCGGTTTTCCAAGCGATCGGTCTCTACCAGGAACACCACAGCATCTTGAACATCCGCGAATACCGCGACGTTCTCAAGGGCTGGTTTCTCACCCTCCTGCTTTCCCTGCTGGCGGTCTCCACCATCGAGCGAAGTTTCCAGAGTCGCGGGATCTTCCTGACGGTCTGGGTGTTGCTGTTGGTGTTCCTGCTTTTGGAGCGATTCGTGGTCTACCGGATCGGGATCCGGTTGCGATGGCATGGATGGCGGGATCGGCGTGTGGTGATCTACGGCGCCGGAGAATCCGGACGTGCCCTGGCCAACCGACTCATCGCCTCACCCAAGGCGGGTCTGGACGTCGTGGGCTACGTGGATGACGACCCCCAGTTGGCAGGGAGGACCGTGGACGGCATCGAGGTGCTGGGAACAGGCCCCGACCTCGGTCGGATTCTGCGCGAGACCGGGGCATCGGAAGTCCTGATCGCTCTGCCGCGCGCCACGCGCACCCAGTTGCTTCGCATTCTCGAATTGTGCCGACGTCACGGGGTCCCGTACCGGATCGTCCCGACGCTGTTCGATCTGGCCATCCTTCAGGTCGAATCGTCGGAAATCGGCGGGATTCCGCTGATCGGAATCCATACGCCGCGCATTTCCGTCTGGCAATCGGCGGTCAAGCGCGGATTCGATCTGGTCGTGGCGTCGTTGATGCTGGCCGCCATGGCCATTCCCATGGCTTTCATCAGCTTGGCGATCCTGCTCATGGAGGGTCGGCCCATCCTCTTCAAGCAATATCGCGTTGGATTGGACGGAAAACGATTCCGGATCCACAAATTCCGCACCATGCGCTCCGACACGGCTCGCTACGCGCAATCGCCGGAGGAAGGGCGCGACCCCCGGATCACCCGGCTGGGCAGATGGCTGCGCCGCAGCAGCCTGGACGAATTGCCCCAGTTGTTCGACGTGCTGCGAGGCGACATGTCGCTGGTGGGACCCCGTCCGGAGATGCCGTTTCTTGTCGAGCAATACGACGCCATCCAGCGGTTGCGGCTGACAGCCAAGCCCGGCATGACCGGACTGTGGCAGATCAG